A genomic window from Martelella lutilitoris includes:
- a CDS encoding GH36-type glycosyl hydrolase domain-containing protein, with protein sequence MTSFIENGQRFRLTDPTLAPNAASYLWNRKMMIQMSARGYAVSQYMDPEPRKYAHVPTIAAQTFMQPEQDYFPHHPGRFFYIRDNETGKLFSAPYEPVRAKLDRFSFEPGLSDIRWVIEKDGVRVELRLDLPVEDVAEIWSVRITNLTDGKKTLSFVPFFPVGYSSWMNRGGHFDADLNAIVCTSVTPYQKVEQYFKNKHLKDITFFAADRRPDHFEVAQFAFEGEGGLHNPSALQDGGHLAGGDASYENPAGIMQWDLALDAGATEDFRFVFGPAFDKAEISALTANYLWGALEPVRQEYDCYIRSGLGTLALRSPDDDFNHFVNYWLPRQVFYHGDTHRLTTDPQTRNYLQDGLGMIFIAPERTRAALLRTARQQFFSGKVPDGILLRPDTELKYINQIPHTDHAVWLVIAAKAYIEETGDRAVLAESIAWADSEEEATFYEHVTRALRFLAGEVDERNLPYIAQGDWCDPMNMVGYKGRGVSGWLAEAASYAMTTWADMCRAENDSEAADWLEREAGKLNDSINHYLWDGKWYARGITDDGVAFGVQTDSEGRIYLNAQSWAFLAGAADGDKRASMLRAIDEQLDTPYGAAMFAPAYTAMRDDVGRVTQKWPGNGENGAVYNHAAAFYAASLYHIGENDRAYAVLSKMLTRPEAKDIATRGQLPLYLPNYYRGAYYQYPRTAGRSSNLFNTGTASWYYRLVIERLCGLRGDGDGVVIAPQPPAEWESYQFSRTFRGATFDVEVKKDATLDSPVMVVDAETLGGNRIERIDAGKHYSILVRLPG encoded by the coding sequence ATGACTTCCTTCATCGAGAACGGACAACGCTTCCGCCTGACCGATCCGACGCTGGCGCCCAACGCCGCCAGCTATCTCTGGAACCGCAAAATGATGATCCAGATGAGTGCGCGCGGCTACGCCGTGAGCCAATATATGGATCCCGAGCCGCGCAAATACGCGCATGTTCCCACCATCGCCGCGCAGACCTTCATGCAGCCGGAACAGGATTATTTTCCGCATCACCCTGGCCGCTTCTTCTATATCCGCGACAATGAGACGGGGAAGTTGTTTTCAGCACCCTACGAGCCGGTGCGGGCGAAGCTCGACCGCTTCAGCTTCGAGCCCGGCCTTTCGGACATTAGATGGGTGATCGAGAAGGATGGCGTGCGCGTCGAGTTGCGGCTCGATCTTCCGGTCGAGGACGTCGCGGAAATCTGGTCCGTGCGGATCACCAACCTGACGGACGGAAAGAAAACGCTTTCCTTCGTTCCGTTTTTCCCTGTCGGCTATTCTTCATGGATGAACCGGGGCGGACATTTCGACGCTGACCTAAACGCCATCGTCTGCACCAGCGTGACGCCCTATCAAAAGGTCGAACAATACTTCAAGAACAAGCACTTGAAGGATATTACCTTCTTTGCCGCAGACCGAAGGCCCGACCATTTCGAGGTCGCCCAGTTTGCTTTCGAGGGCGAGGGCGGGCTGCACAATCCCTCCGCCCTTCAGGATGGCGGCCATCTCGCCGGCGGGGATGCCAGCTATGAGAATCCGGCCGGTATCATGCAATGGGATCTTGCTCTGGACGCCGGTGCGACCGAGGATTTTCGCTTCGTCTTCGGCCCGGCCTTCGACAAAGCCGAGATATCGGCCCTGACGGCGAACTATCTCTGGGGCGCTCTCGAGCCGGTGCGGCAGGAGTATGACTGCTATATCCGCTCCGGCCTCGGCACTCTCGCGCTTCGCTCGCCCGATGACGACTTCAATCACTTCGTCAATTACTGGCTGCCGCGCCAGGTCTTCTATCACGGAGACACCCACAGATTGACCACGGATCCGCAGACCCGCAACTATCTCCAGGACGGGCTCGGGATGATCTTCATCGCGCCGGAGAGAACGCGTGCGGCGCTCCTCAGGACCGCCAGACAGCAGTTCTTTTCCGGCAAGGTTCCGGACGGTATCCTGCTCAGGCCCGATACGGAGCTGAAATACATCAACCAGATCCCGCACACCGATCACGCCGTCTGGCTGGTTATCGCCGCCAAGGCCTATATCGAGGAAACCGGGGATCGGGCAGTCCTCGCCGAAAGCATCGCCTGGGCCGATAGCGAGGAGGAGGCGACGTTTTATGAGCATGTGACGCGGGCGCTACGCTTTCTCGCCGGCGAGGTCGACGAGCGCAATCTGCCCTATATCGCACAGGGCGACTGGTGCGACCCGATGAACATGGTTGGCTACAAGGGCAGGGGCGTTTCCGGCTGGCTGGCCGAAGCCGCAAGCTATGCGATGACGACCTGGGCCGATATGTGCCGCGCTGAAAACGACAGCGAGGCTGCGGACTGGCTGGAACGGGAAGCCGGGAAGCTCAACGACAGCATCAATCATTATCTCTGGGATGGAAAGTGGTATGCCCGCGGCATCACCGATGACGGCGTTGCGTTCGGCGTTCAGACCGACAGCGAGGGCCGGATTTATCTGAACGCCCAGAGCTGGGCCTTTCTCGCCGGGGCGGCGGACGGAGACAAGCGGGCCAGCATGCTTCGGGCGATCGATGAGCAGCTCGACACGCCCTATGGCGCAGCCATGTTCGCTCCCGCCTACACGGCAATGCGCGACGATGTCGGCCGGGTGACGCAGAAATGGCCCGGCAATGGCGAGAACGGCGCGGTCTATAATCACGCCGCCGCCTTCTATGCGGCATCGCTCTACCATATCGGCGAGAATGACCGCGCCTATGCCGTGCTGTCCAAAATGCTGACGCGCCCGGAGGCAAAGGACATTGCAACCCGCGGACAGCTGCCGCTTTACCTGCCGAATTATTATCGCGGCGCCTATTACCAGTATCCGCGCACGGCCGGCCGCTCAAGCAACCTGTTCAACACCGGGACCGCCTCCTGGTATTACCGCCTGGTCATCGAACGGCTCTGCGGTCTGCGCGGCGACGGCGACGGCGTCGTCATTGCGCCGCAACCGCCGGCCGAGTGGGAGTCCTACCAGTTCAGCCGGACCTTCCGGGGCGCAACGTTTGACGTCGAGGTCAAAAAGGATGCGACCTTGGACAGTCCTGTCATGGTCGTGGACGCCGAGACGCTTGGCGGCAACAGGATCGAACGCATCGATGCCGGAAAACACTATTCAATCCTGGTTCGACTTCCGGGCTGA
- a CDS encoding ABC transporter ATP-binding protein encodes MAKLELKDIRKSYGSVEIIKGIDLAVEDGEFCVFVGPSGCGKSTLLRMIAGLEDITGGTLEIGGTRMNDIAPARRGVAMVFQSYALYPHLTVKENIAFGLKVRKVAADRIEELVSEAVTMLQLEKLTERYPRELSGGQRQRVAIGRAIVGEPETFLFDEPLSNLDAELRVHMRTQISELHERLKRTMIYVTHDQVEAMTLADKIVLLRDGRIEQVGTPHDLYERPQNLFAAQFIGAPKMNIFELTGSFEGLRAAFRLDRSARYCGIRPDSLTIAPDGEGALAARVRLTEYLGNARLVHADVEGHGSVILEQPAGAEIATGSRIALSARRDSIHAFRENGNRIE; translated from the coding sequence ATGGCGAAGCTTGAACTGAAAGACATCCGCAAATCCTACGGTTCGGTCGAGATCATCAAGGGCATCGATCTTGCCGTCGAGGACGGCGAATTCTGCGTCTTCGTCGGGCCGTCGGGCTGCGGCAAGTCCACGCTTCTCAGGATGATCGCCGGCCTTGAGGACATCACCGGCGGCACGCTCGAGATCGGCGGCACGCGCATGAACGACATCGCCCCCGCCAGGCGCGGGGTCGCCATGGTGTTCCAGTCCTACGCGCTTTATCCGCACCTGACGGTGAAGGAGAACATCGCCTTCGGCCTGAAGGTTCGCAAGGTGGCGGCCGACAGGATCGAGGAACTGGTGAGCGAAGCCGTTACCATGCTGCAGCTCGAAAAGCTCACCGAGCGCTATCCGCGCGAACTCTCCGGCGGCCAACGCCAGCGCGTCGCCATCGGCCGCGCCATCGTCGGCGAGCCGGAAACCTTCCTGTTCGACGAGCCGCTGTCAAACCTCGATGCAGAGCTCAGGGTCCATATGCGCACCCAGATCTCGGAACTGCACGAGCGACTGAAACGCACGATGATCTACGTGACCCATGATCAGGTCGAGGCGATGACGCTCGCCGACAAGATCGTGCTTTTGCGTGATGGCCGGATCGAACAGGTCGGCACGCCGCATGATCTTTACGAGCGTCCGCAAAATCTCTTCGCCGCGCAGTTCATCGGAGCACCGAAGATGAACATCTTCGAACTGACCGGCAGCTTCGAGGGTTTGCGCGCGGCCTTTCGGCTGGACCGTTCCGCCCGCTACTGCGGCATTCGCCCGGACAGCCTGACGATCGCGCCGGATGGAGAAGGCGCGCTGGCAGCCCGTGTCAGGCTTACCGAATATCTGGGCAATGCACGGCTGGTTCACGCCGACGTCGAGGGCCATGGGTCAGTCATACTGGAACAGCCGGCCGGCGCCGAGATCGCGACGGGTTCCCGGATTGCCCTTTCGGCCCGCCGGGACAGTATCCACGCCTTCCGGGAGAACGGAAACCGGATAGAATAG
- a CDS encoding FAD-dependent oxidoreductase, which translates to MKELTSDIVIIGGGLGGVAAALAALKLGRSVILTEEFKWLGGQLTTQAVPPDENPWIESDGSTASYRQLRAEMRDYYRRNYPLTDEARADENLNPGSGNVSPLCAEPRAGVAAIEALLAPWFATGRLTVLMSAKPVAAETDGDRFTAVTVRSFEYGEMVLTGRYFIDATELGDLLALGNVEHVIGAESQAETGEPAALAGAANPFDQQAVSWCFAMSYHPEEDHTIARPRDYDIWRDFKLDFWPDRQLSFIGPNPVTLEPDNRPLFVGDSDAKFAPDNWHYRRIFYRRHHVGNRYNSDICLVNWPQIDYCGGPLVGVSAEEAEKHLEGARQLSLSMLYWMQTEAPRHDGGYGYRGLKPAGAVMGTLDGLTIAPYIRESRRIKALFTVTENHVGIDARKGLTGAEQFADSVGVGSYRIDLHPSTAPRNYVDIANWPFQIPLGSLIPKRVENLLPACKNIGTTHLTNGCYRLHPVEWNIGESVGALAAYCIENDIRPRGVRETADRLADFQHLLTSRFEVPLAWPQHIRETPRLELFGRVE; encoded by the coding sequence ATGAAGGAACTCACCAGCGATATCGTGATCATCGGCGGCGGTCTCGGCGGGGTGGCCGCAGCGCTTGCGGCACTCAAGCTCGGCCGCAGCGTCATCCTGACGGAGGAGTTCAAATGGCTTGGCGGCCAGCTCACCACCCAGGCTGTGCCGCCGGACGAAAACCCATGGATCGAAAGCGACGGTTCGACGGCAAGCTACCGGCAACTGCGCGCGGAAATGCGCGACTACTACAGGCGCAACTACCCGCTGACCGACGAGGCGCGCGCGGATGAAAACCTCAATCCGGGCAGCGGCAATGTCTCGCCGCTCTGCGCCGAGCCGCGCGCGGGCGTCGCCGCGATCGAGGCGCTTCTGGCGCCATGGTTTGCGACCGGTCGGCTGACCGTGCTGATGTCGGCAAAGCCGGTCGCGGCAGAGACCGACGGCGACCGCTTCACGGCGGTCACCGTGCGCTCTTTCGAATATGGCGAGATGGTCCTGACCGGCCGCTATTTCATCGATGCCACAGAACTCGGCGATCTTCTCGCGCTCGGCAATGTCGAGCACGTCATCGGCGCGGAAAGCCAGGCCGAGACCGGCGAGCCCGCAGCGCTTGCGGGGGCTGCCAATCCGTTTGACCAGCAGGCGGTCAGCTGGTGCTTCGCGATGAGCTATCATCCGGAGGAGGACCACACGATCGCGCGGCCGCGCGACTATGATATCTGGCGCGACTTCAAGCTCGATTTCTGGCCGGACCGGCAGCTCTCCTTCATCGGCCCCAACCCGGTGACGCTCGAGCCCGACAACCGGCCGCTCTTCGTCGGCGACAGCGATGCGAAATTCGCGCCCGACAACTGGCACTACCGCCGGATTTTTTACCGCAGGCACCATGTCGGTAACCGCTATAACTCCGACATCTGCCTCGTCAACTGGCCGCAGATCGACTATTGCGGCGGTCCGCTGGTGGGCGTTTCAGCGGAAGAAGCGGAGAAACACCTGGAGGGCGCGCGGCAATTGTCGCTGTCGATGCTCTACTGGATGCAGACCGAGGCCCCGCGCCATGACGGCGGCTACGGCTATCGCGGCCTAAAGCCGGCGGGCGCCGTGATGGGTACGCTCGACGGCCTGACCATCGCCCCCTACATCCGCGAGAGCCGCCGCATCAAGGCGCTGTTCACGGTCACGGAAAACCATGTCGGCATCGATGCCCGCAAGGGTCTCACCGGCGCCGAACAGTTTGCCGACTCCGTCGGCGTCGGCTCCTACCGCATCGACCTGCACCCCTCGACGGCGCCGCGCAACTACGTCGACATCGCCAACTGGCCGTTCCAGATCCCCCTTGGCAGCCTGATTCCGAAACGGGTCGAAAACCTCCTCCCGGCCTGCAAGAACATCGGCACCACCCATCTTACCAATGGCTGCTATCGGCTTCATCCGGTGGAATGGAACATCGGCGAAAGCGTCGGCGCACTGGCCGCCTATTGCATCGAGAACGATATCCGCCCGCGCGGCGTGCGCGAGACGGCCGATCGGCTTGCCGATTTCCAGCATCTCCTGACGAGCCGTTTCGAGGTGCCGCTCGCATGGCCGCAGCATATTCGTGAAACCCCGAGGCTCGAGCTCTTCGGGCGCGTGGAGTAA